From the Microbacterium profundi genome, the window ACGACGGCTCGGCAGCCCTGGAGTTCATCACGGTCGGCGTCATCCTCCTCGTCCCGCTCGCATACCTCGTGATCACTCTCGGCGCGGTGCAGGAGAGCCTTCTCGGTGTCGAGGCCGCGGCGAGACACACCGCCAGGGTGATCGGCCAGGCCGACGACGTCGAGTCAGCGGCGGTCAACGGCGACGCCGTGCTCGCGAGCGTCGTGGACCAATACGGGATGGATGCCGAGAACGTCGAGGTGTCCATGTCGTGCTCCCCGGCAGGAGCCGCGTGCCCCTCGGCCGGCGCGACGGTCATCGTCACGGTGACCACGCGCGTCTCGCTGCCGTTCGTGCCGCCGATCTTCGGCCTCGACAAGGCTGCGAGCATTCCGCTTGAAGCCGCCGCTGCGCAGAAGGTGTCGCGTCTGTGGGGCACCGGATGACGCGGTCTTCGATCTTCGCGGATGACCAGGACGGCAGCATCCTCCCGCTCCTGCTCGGATACGTCGCGCTCGCGATCGCCGTGATCTTCGTCTGCACCTGCGCGACCGATCTGTACATCGCGCAGAAGCGGCTCGATTCCCTCGCGGATGCCGCGGCGCTCGCCGGAGCCGACGGATTCACCCTCGTCGTCGACGGCGACGCGGTGCGTGCCGAGCTGACGGATGCCGGAGTGCAGGAGCAGGCGCTCGCGATCGTCGACGCAGTGGCGGCCGACGCGACTCTCGTCTCGGCATCCGCTCCCGACGGCGTCACCGCACGTGTGACTGTCGCCACCGCCTGGCGCCCGCCCTTGTTCTCACCGTTCGTGCCGGAAGGCGTACCGCTGGAAGCCACGGCGACGAGCCGCACGGCGCTGCGGTAGGCCAGCCGATGGACGTCAGCGATCCGGCCGAGGGCTGAACCGGGGGATCCAGCGGATGAAACCGAGCGCCCCGATCAGTCCCACGACGCCGATCACGCCCGATGCCACGGACAGCGAGGCGATCGCGGTCACCGCGGACACGATCAGCGGGGTGACAGCGCCACCGGCGTCCGTGAGCGTCCGCCACGAGCCGAGGAAAGCCGCCGGTTCCTGCTTCGGTGCGGTGTCGGCGCCGAGCGTCAGCAGAATGCCGCTGGAGAGGCCGTTTCCGACGCCCAGCACGGCCGCCAGCATCCCGAACCACAGCACTGCGGAATCGCCGTCGTGCGTGAACGAGAGCACGAGGAACCCGATGCCCATCAGCACCATCGCCGGCATCGCCGCCCACAGCCTCCCGAAGCGGTCCATGACCTGGCCGCTCGCGTAGAAGAGGGCGAAGTCGATCGCTCCGGAGACACCGACGACCAGCGCGATGGTCTGCGCGTCGAGCCCCAGCGACACGCCCCACAGTGGCAGCACGACCTGCCGTGCCGATCGCACCCCGGACAGGCAAGCGGCAGCCAGCCCCAGTCGCCCGAGCACGCCACGGTACTCCCACATGGTGCGGAAGATCCCGAGACGTTCGGCCGTCGGGATCGAGCCGGTCACCGCCTCTCCGGTGTCCTCCGCGAGAGTGGAGTTCGACCCGATCGACGGCGTCGTCTTCTCCGGATCGGGTCCGAACAGCACCAGCACCACCATGACGATCAGGCAGCCGAGGAAGAACCAGATCGCGGCATGCTCGTTGAACACCTGCAGCAGAGCGGCGGTGACGAACGGGCCGACGAACACGCCGAGGCGGAAGCTGCCGCCTAGCAGCGACAGTGCCCTGGCCCGGAACGCGACCGGCACCCTGGTCGTCATGAACGCGTGCCTGGCGAGTCCGAAGGCCGCAGCGCAGAACCCCAGCAGGAACACGGATGCTGCGAAGATCGCAAGCACCGGAGCGAGCACCATCCCGATGACGGCGCCGATGGAGATCACGCCGGCGATCACCATCGTGAAGCGCTCGCCGATTCGGGCGACCGCCCATCCGGCGGGGAGGTTGCCGCACAGCTGCCCGATCACGAGCGCCGATGCGACCAGCGCGGCCGAGGCGACGTCGGCACCCATGTTCGCGGCGATCACCGGGATCAGCGGGATGACGGCGCCCTCTCCGAGGGCGAACAGGATCGTGGGGAGGTACACCATCGGTCCGAACTGCCTCAGGACCGCTGACGCGCTGCTCACACGGCCACGCTACTCCGCGAAGGCGCCCCCTCAGATCACCGACGATCCACGGTAGGCTGGGGTGTCATGCTCGAACTAGATCTCTCCGCCGAAATTCAGGC encodes:
- a CDS encoding TadE family protein, whose translation is MAKSDDGSAALEFITVGVILLVPLAYLVITLGAVQESLLGVEAAARHTARVIGQADDVESAAVNGDAVLASVVDQYGMDAENVEVSMSCSPAGAACPSAGATVIVTVTTRVSLPFVPPIFGLDKAASIPLEAAAAQKVSRLWGTG
- a CDS encoding pilus assembly protein TadG-related protein, translating into MTRSSIFADDQDGSILPLLLGYVALAIAVIFVCTCATDLYIAQKRLDSLADAAALAGADGFTLVVDGDAVRAELTDAGVQEQALAIVDAVAADATLVSASAPDGVTARVTVATAWRPPLFSPFVPEGVPLEATATSRTALR
- a CDS encoding MFS transporter, with product MVYLPTILFALGEGAVIPLIPVIAANMGADVASAALVASALVIGQLCGNLPAGWAVARIGERFTMVIAGVISIGAVIGMVLAPVLAIFAASVFLLGFCAAAFGLARHAFMTTRVPVAFRARALSLLGGSFRLGVFVGPFVTAALLQVFNEHAAIWFFLGCLIVMVVLVLFGPDPEKTTPSIGSNSTLAEDTGEAVTGSIPTAERLGIFRTMWEYRGVLGRLGLAAACLSGVRSARQVVLPLWGVSLGLDAQTIALVVGVSGAIDFALFYASGQVMDRFGRLWAAMPAMVLMGIGFLVLSFTHDGDSAVLWFGMLAAVLGVGNGLSSGILLTLGADTAPKQEPAAFLGSWRTLTDAGGAVTPLIVSAVTAIASLSVASGVIGVVGLIGALGFIRWIPRFSPRPDR